One Deinococcus roseus DNA window includes the following coding sequences:
- a CDS encoding ABC transporter ATP-binding protein, with protein MLLNVENIRKTFGGLVAVNDVTFQVPERSIISVIGPNGAGKTTFFNMITGIYQPDRGTINLAGKDLVGLKPDEVTVAGIARTFQNIRLFSSMTAVENIMVARNVRMKLSFWDALLNTPNFRRQEKEALDASLTLLDFVGLRRAANEGATDLPYGDQRRLEIARALATNPKLILLDEPAAGMNPRETEELKDLIRRIRDDLGVTVVLIEHDMRLVMSISEKITVLDYGTKIAEGLPETIRSNPKVREAYLGRGHAAGEKRGGA; from the coding sequence ATGCTCCTGAATGTTGAAAACATCCGCAAGACCTTCGGGGGTCTGGTGGCCGTGAACGATGTGACCTTCCAGGTGCCTGAACGCAGCATCATCAGCGTGATTGGCCCGAACGGTGCAGGAAAAACCACCTTCTTCAACATGATCACGGGGATTTACCAGCCTGACCGGGGCACCATCAATCTGGCGGGCAAGGACCTGGTGGGCCTCAAACCTGATGAGGTGACGGTGGCTGGCATTGCCCGCACCTTCCAGAACATCCGTCTGTTTTCCAGCATGACCGCCGTGGAGAACATCATGGTGGCCCGCAATGTGCGCATGAAACTGAGCTTCTGGGATGCCCTGTTGAACACCCCCAATTTCCGCCGTCAGGAAAAGGAAGCCCTGGACGCTTCCCTGACCCTGCTGGATTTTGTGGGTCTGCGTCGGGCGGCCAACGAAGGCGCAACCGATTTGCCTTACGGAGACCAGCGCCGCCTGGAAATTGCGCGTGCACTTGCCACCAACCCCAAATTGATCCTGCTGGACGAGCCTGCTGCAGGCATGAACCCCCGCGAAACCGAGGAGCTCAAAGACCTGATCCGCCGCATCCGTGACGATCTGGGGGTGACAGTGGTCCTCATTGAACACGACATGCGTCTGGTGATGAGCATCAGCGAAAAAATCACCGTGCTGGATTACGGCACCAAGATTGCTGAGGGGCTGCCCGAAACCATCCGCAGCAACCCCAAGGTGCGTGAAGCGTACCTCGGGCGTGGACACGCAGCCGGTGAGAAACGAGGAGGAGCCTGA
- a CDS encoding ABC transporter ATP-binding protein → MLQLNNVSTFYGQIQALRGISMEVNQGEIVALIGGNGAGKTTTLRSISGMIKVKSGDILLEGKKINGISSNELTARGMAHVPEGRRIFPRLTVMENLEMGAYLVNDKKLIAQRMQRGFEFFPRLAERKTQLGGTLSGGEQQMLAVARALMIEPKLLLLDEPSMGLSPLFVEAIFDIIVKLKQELKTTILLVEQNASMALDIADRAYVLRTGEIILNGKAEDIANNNSVKEAYLGEA, encoded by the coding sequence ATGCTGCAACTGAACAACGTGAGCACCTTTTACGGGCAAATTCAGGCCCTGAGGGGCATCAGCATGGAAGTGAACCAGGGCGAGATTGTGGCATTGATCGGAGGCAACGGGGCAGGCAAAACCACCACATTGCGTTCCATCAGCGGCATGATCAAGGTCAAATCCGGGGACATCCTGCTGGAAGGCAAGAAGATCAACGGCATCTCCAGCAATGAACTGACCGCCAGAGGCATGGCCCACGTGCCCGAAGGCCGCCGCATCTTCCCCCGCCTGACCGTGATGGAGAACCTGGAGATGGGGGCTTACCTGGTCAACGACAAGAAGCTGATTGCCCAGCGCATGCAGCGTGGCTTCGAGTTCTTCCCCCGTCTGGCAGAGCGCAAAACCCAGCTTGGAGGTACCCTGTCCGGGGGCGAGCAGCAGATGCTGGCAGTGGCCCGTGCCCTGATGATCGAGCCCAAACTGCTGTTGCTGGATGAACCCAGCATGGGTCTGAGCCCGCTGTTTGTGGAAGCCATCTTTGACATCATCGTCAAGCTTAAACAGGAACTCAAAACCACCATTTTGCTGGTGGAACAGAATGCCAGCATGGCACTGGACATTGCAGACCGTGCTTATGTCTTAAGAACCGGCGAAATCATCTTGAATGGCAAGGCAGAAGACATTGCCAACAACAACAGCGTAAAAGAAGCTTACCTCGGAGAAGCTTAA
- a CDS encoding branched-chain amino acid ABC transporter substrate-binding protein has translation MRAKVLGVAVLAGLALGSANAATVVKIATLSPLSGPVANIGEQINLGAKLAIADKAKYFLDKYGIELQVSSNDDQATASVGVAAAKKIATDQRVLAIVGTLNSSVVTPVSEAVKGRNLAIVSPANTATTVTDRGLPNMNRICARDDAQGAAGADYLAKTLKAKTVYVVHDKTTYGEGLATEVKKGLEAQGVRVVFEGTDEKSNFAPLVTKVSAINPDAVYYGGLASTGGALFVKQLRAAGVKATYMGGDGLDDSELQKQAGDAAKGVLFTTAAASVDVVPEAKKLEDNFKKTFNKEMLGYGLMSYDAANVVLAGIEKAIKDNKLSKGRSPSRAQVMKAIRAVKVETLSGTVEFNSMGDRKAGYLYIAKVQDNLDLKIIGQVAVKAPKP, from the coding sequence ATGCGTGCAAAAGTTTTAGGTGTAGCTGTACTTGCAGGTCTGGCCCTGGGCAGTGCCAATGCTGCCACAGTCGTGAAAATCGCCACCCTGAGCCCCCTCTCGGGCCCTGTGGCCAACATCGGTGAACAGATCAATCTGGGCGCCAAACTGGCCATTGCCGATAAAGCCAAATACTTCCTGGACAAGTACGGCATCGAACTGCAAGTCAGCAGCAACGATGACCAGGCCACCGCCTCCGTGGGTGTGGCTGCTGCCAAGAAGATCGCCACCGACCAGCGCGTGCTGGCCATTGTGGGCACCCTCAACTCCAGCGTGGTGACCCCCGTCTCCGAAGCTGTGAAGGGCCGCAACCTGGCGATTGTCTCCCCCGCCAACACTGCCACCACAGTGACCGACCGTGGTCTGCCCAACATGAACCGCATCTGCGCCCGTGACGACGCTCAGGGTGCTGCCGGTGCAGATTATCTGGCCAAGACCCTGAAAGCCAAAACCGTTTACGTGGTCCACGACAAAACCACCTACGGTGAAGGTCTCGCCACCGAAGTGAAAAAAGGCCTGGAGGCCCAGGGCGTGCGCGTGGTCTTCGAAGGCACCGACGAGAAGAGCAACTTTGCTCCCCTGGTCACCAAAGTCTCCGCCATCAACCCTGACGCTGTGTACTACGGCGGTCTGGCCTCCACCGGTGGTGCACTGTTCGTCAAGCAACTGCGTGCTGCTGGCGTGAAAGCCACCTACATGGGCGGCGACGGTCTGGACGACAGCGAACTGCAGAAACAGGCCGGTGACGCTGCCAAAGGCGTGCTGTTCACCACTGCTGCTGCTTCTGTCGATGTGGTTCCCGAAGCCAAGAAGCTGGAAGACAACTTCAAGAAAACCTTCAACAAGGAAATGCTGGGCTACGGCCTGATGTCCTACGACGCTGCCAACGTGGTGCTCGCAGGCATCGAGAAAGCCATCAAGGACAACAAACTGTCCAAAGGCCGTTCTCCTTCCCGCGCCCAGGTCATGAAAGCCATCCGTGCTGTGAAAGTGGAAACCCTTTCCGGCACCGTGGAATTCAACAGCATGGGTGACCGCAAAGCAGGCTACCTGTACATCGCCAAAGTTCAGGACAACCTGGACCTCAAGATCATTGGTCAAGTGGCCGTCAAAGCCCCCAAGCCCTGA
- a CDS encoding ABC transporter substrate-binding protein, which translates to MKRIAISAALALSSVAFAAGGTLVYGSGGQPVSLESGNITDGNSIIVQRQIYDTLVDFADGSTKPIPGLATRWTSNKDATEWTFTLRKNVKFTDGTPFNADAVIFNVNRWWDPKFEFGYRDSGKTYEIWGQLMGGYKGEASGFLKSVTKVNDYSVKFTLTSPVTVFPDLIGSGYFGIASPTAIKAQGEKYGTPASKPVGTGPFVFDSWKTGDRIVVKANPNYWDAKAQVDEVVFRFITDRNQRLNELRAGTIDFTSDLDPQAAKNMKNDAKVDAVLKPSFNVGFISLNVRNEYLKNVKVRQAISMAFDKKAIVEEFWGDIGTSNASFLPPVMAWANSKKVPADYKYDPAAAKKLLAEAGYPNGFSLDFWYMPVSRPYFPSPKDIAEAVAAELSGIGIKVNLKTKDWAQYLADRNTAPGFDIYMIGWTGDYGDPDNFYSAYYGPSASDDSGYNPKELADLLEQGKAAKGQAAKAKVYSKIHEITYNAYVRIPVVHSQPLGGKAKYVKGWVPSPLGSEAFNKITIDGKK; encoded by the coding sequence ATGAAGCGAATCGCCATTTCCGCTGCTCTTGCCCTCTCCAGCGTTGCTTTTGCCGCTGGAGGCACCCTGGTTTATGGTTCGGGCGGACAGCCGGTCAGCCTGGAATCCGGCAACATCACCGACGGCAACAGCATCATCGTCCAGCGCCAGATTTACGACACCCTGGTGGACTTTGCCGACGGCAGCACCAAACCCATTCCCGGACTGGCCACCCGCTGGACCTCCAACAAAGACGCCACCGAGTGGACTTTCACCCTGCGCAAGAACGTGAAATTCACCGACGGCACCCCTTTCAACGCCGACGCCGTGATCTTCAACGTCAACCGCTGGTGGGATCCCAAGTTCGAATTCGGTTACCGCGACAGCGGCAAGACTTACGAAATCTGGGGCCAGCTGATGGGCGGCTACAAAGGTGAAGCTTCGGGCTTCCTGAAGAGCGTCACCAAGGTGAACGACTACAGCGTCAAATTCACCCTGACCAGCCCTGTGACCGTGTTCCCCGACCTGATCGGCTCTGGTTACTTCGGCATTGCCAGCCCCACCGCCATCAAGGCCCAGGGCGAAAAATACGGCACCCCTGCTTCCAAACCCGTGGGCACCGGTCCTTTCGTGTTCGACAGCTGGAAAACCGGCGACCGCATTGTGGTCAAGGCCAACCCCAATTACTGGGATGCCAAAGCCCAGGTGGACGAAGTGGTGTTCCGTTTCATTACAGACCGCAACCAGCGCCTGAACGAGCTGCGTGCAGGCACCATCGACTTCACCTCTGACCTGGATCCCCAGGCCGCCAAGAACATGAAGAACGATGCCAAAGTGGACGCTGTGCTGAAACCCTCCTTCAACGTGGGTTTCATCAGCCTGAACGTGCGCAACGAGTACCTGAAGAACGTCAAGGTGCGTCAGGCCATCAGCATGGCCTTCGACAAGAAAGCCATTGTGGAAGAGTTCTGGGGAGACATTGGCACCTCCAACGCCAGCTTCCTGCCTCCTGTGATGGCCTGGGCCAACAGCAAGAAAGTCCCTGCCGACTACAAGTACGATCCTGCTGCCGCCAAGAAGCTGCTGGCCGAAGCTGGATACCCCAACGGATTCAGCCTGGACTTCTGGTACATGCCCGTGTCCCGTCCTTACTTCCCCAGCCCCAAAGACATCGCTGAAGCTGTGGCTGCAGAGCTGTCCGGCATTGGCATCAAGGTCAACCTGAAAACCAAAGACTGGGCGCAGTACCTGGCAGACCGCAACACCGCCCCCGGCTTTGACATCTACATGATCGGCTGGACCGGCGACTACGGCGATCCTGACAACTTCTACAGTGCCTACTACGGCCCCAGCGCCAGCGATGACTCAGGTTACAACCCCAAAGAACTCGCCGACCTGCTGGAGCAGGGCAAGGCTGCCAAGGGCCAGGCCGCCAAAGCCAAGGTTTACAGCAAGATCCACGAGATCACCTACAACGCCTACGTGCGCATCCCCGTGGTGCACAGCCAGCCCCTCGGCGGCAAGGCCAAGTACGTGAAAGGCTGGGTGCCCAGCCCCCTGGGTTCTGAAGCTTTCAACAAAATCACCATCGACGGCAAGAAGTAA
- a CDS encoding ABC transporter permease: protein MTAFILRRLFRTLTVLIGVTIVVFGFVRLIPGDPAVVMLGERANPQVAAAFRERLGLNKPIFFNFAAPADTQFVRYVQQLSKGDLGQGIKSQIPVADELRSRFPATVELAIGALLFALLVGMPAGIIAALNRNKPLDNIAMTISLVGVSMPIFWLGLLLVYFFAVQLPWLPPSGRLDPTINFDSITGMNVLDSILKGRLDGLGSALKHLILPSIALGTIPMAIIARITRSSMLEVLSQDYVRTATAKGLNQRSVILKHALRNALLPVVTVIGLQIGLLLGGAILTESIFSWPGIGSWLYQGIFERDYPVIQGGVIFGALVFSVVNLLIDISYAFLDPRIHYS from the coding sequence TTGACTGCGTTTATTCTTCGAAGACTGTTCCGCACCCTCACCGTGCTGATCGGGGTGACCATCGTGGTGTTCGGGTTTGTGCGCCTGATCCCCGGTGATCCTGCCGTGGTGATGCTGGGCGAACGGGCCAACCCCCAGGTGGCAGCAGCATTCAGGGAACGGCTGGGCCTGAACAAACCCATCTTCTTCAACTTTGCTGCTCCAGCAGACACCCAGTTTGTTCGCTATGTCCAGCAACTCAGCAAGGGAGACCTCGGACAGGGCATCAAAAGCCAGATCCCCGTTGCAGATGAACTGAGAAGCCGTTTCCCGGCCACCGTGGAACTGGCCATTGGAGCCCTGCTGTTTGCGCTGCTGGTGGGGATGCCTGCTGGCATCATTGCCGCCCTCAACCGCAACAAGCCCCTCGACAACATCGCCATGACCATCAGTCTGGTGGGGGTCAGCATGCCCATCTTCTGGCTGGGTCTGCTGCTGGTGTACTTCTTTGCGGTGCAGCTTCCCTGGCTGCCCCCCAGTGGTCGCCTTGATCCCACCATCAACTTTGACAGCATCACGGGCATGAATGTGCTGGACAGCATCCTCAAAGGCCGTCTGGATGGACTGGGCAGTGCCCTCAAGCACCTGATCCTGCCCTCCATTGCCCTGGGAACCATTCCCATGGCGATCATTGCCCGCATCACCCGCAGCAGCATGCTGGAAGTGCTCAGCCAGGATTACGTGCGCACCGCCACGGCCAAAGGGCTCAACCAGCGTTCGGTGATTTTAAAGCACGCCCTCAGGAATGCCCTGCTGCCTGTGGTCACCGTGATTGGCCTGCAGATTGGTTTGCTGCTCGGTGGAGCCATCCTCACCGAGAGCATTTTCTCCTGGCCTGGAATCGGCTCCTGGCTGTACCAGGGCATCTTTGAACGGGACTATCCGGTCATTCAGGGAGGCGTGATTTTCGGTGCCCTGGTGTTCAGTGTGGTCAACCTGCTGATTGACATCAGCTACGCCTTCCTCGATCCCCGGATCCATTACAGCTGA
- a CDS encoding ABC transporter permease — translation MTATLNPPKKPTSAFWKRFKKSTPGKIGSVIVLFWIILALLAPVLKPYDPTVDRNFRDRQEPPSFSALWNSELKADLTDENGKVNYFKHIFGTDNLGRDVAVRVLHGSNLSLQIGFAATLVALLIGSFLGVISGYFGKGTDQVIGWFTDVMLAFPSILLAIAVAAIRPPNISPVAATYMTMIAVSVAQIPIYVRLARSVVISLKEREFIQAANALGAHNRQIIFKHVIPNSLTPLIVQGSLSIATATLEAAALGFLGLGVTPPYPEWGTMIADSRDFYVDAPWTMIFPGLAILTWVLGFNLLGDGLRDVLDPRSSH, via the coding sequence GTGACTGCCACCTTAAATCCACCCAAAAAACCCACCTCTGCTTTCTGGAAAAGGTTCAAAAAATCCACTCCGGGCAAAATTGGCAGCGTCATTGTGCTGTTCTGGATCATTCTGGCCCTGCTGGCTCCCGTCCTGAAGCCTTACGATCCCACCGTGGACCGCAACTTCCGTGACCGCCAGGAACCCCCAAGTTTCAGTGCCCTCTGGAACAGCGAACTGAAAGCAGACCTGACCGATGAAAACGGCAAGGTGAATTACTTCAAACACATCTTCGGGACAGACAACCTGGGCCGGGATGTGGCAGTGCGCGTCCTGCACGGATCCAACCTTTCCTTGCAAATCGGTTTTGCCGCCACCCTGGTGGCTTTGCTGATCGGCAGTTTCCTGGGGGTGATCTCCGGTTATTTTGGCAAGGGCACCGATCAGGTGATTGGCTGGTTCACCGATGTGATGCTGGCCTTCCCAAGCATCCTGCTGGCCATTGCCGTGGCTGCCATCCGGCCACCGAACATCAGTCCTGTGGCAGCCACCTACATGACCATGATTGCCGTTTCTGTGGCCCAGATTCCCATTTACGTGCGTCTGGCCCGCAGTGTGGTGATCAGCCTGAAAGAACGGGAATTCATTCAGGCCGCCAATGCCCTGGGAGCACACAACCGCCAGATCATCTTCAAGCATGTGATTCCCAACAGCCTGACCCCACTGATTGTGCAGGGCAGCCTTTCGATTGCCACCGCCACCCTGGAAGCTGCAGCACTGGGCTTTCTGGGTCTGGGGGTCACCCCACCCTATCCAGAGTGGGGCACCATGATTGCCGATTCACGGGACTTCTATGTGGACGCCCCCTGGACCATGATCTTCCCCGGTCTTGCCATCCTCACCTGGGTGCTGGGTTTCAACCTGCTGGGCGACGGCCTGCGGGACGTGCTGGACCCCAGAAGCAGCCACTAA
- a CDS encoding oxidoreductase, protein MSEQPWTIHQMPSQQHKTVIVTGANSGLGLETVKAFAARDAQIILAVRNVTAGEQVAAEILKQHPRSKLKVMALDLADLGSVRLFAQKFIQEHRRLHLLINNAGVMAIPRKTTKDGFEMQFGTNHLGHFALTGLLLPVLLSTQDSRIVNVSSRAHTIGRMNFKDLMGQRGYSPWPAYGQSKLANLLFTLELQRQLKLAQSSTLAVSCHPGWSATNLQFVAPQMSQSGFMMWVNRTANQLFAQPAEQGVLPTLYAATSDTIAGGEYIGPHKDTRGYPVKVRANRRAYDAEAAKQLWTISEDLTRVQYQFRVPAGVR, encoded by the coding sequence ATGTCAGAACAACCATGGACCATCCACCAGATGCCATCTCAACAGCACAAAACCGTGATTGTGACGGGGGCCAACAGCGGCCTGGGACTGGAAACCGTGAAAGCCTTCGCTGCCAGAGATGCCCAGATCATTCTGGCGGTGCGCAATGTGACCGCAGGAGAACAGGTCGCTGCAGAAATCCTCAAGCAACACCCCAGAAGCAAATTGAAAGTGATGGCTCTGGACCTTGCAGACCTGGGCAGCGTGCGTCTTTTTGCCCAGAAGTTCATTCAGGAACACAGACGACTCCACCTGCTGATCAACAATGCTGGAGTGATGGCCATTCCGCGCAAAACCACAAAAGACGGCTTTGAGATGCAATTTGGCACCAACCACCTCGGGCATTTTGCCCTGACGGGACTGCTGTTGCCTGTGCTGCTCTCCACGCAGGATTCCAGAATTGTGAACGTCAGCAGCCGTGCCCACACCATTGGACGCATGAACTTCAAAGACCTGATGGGTCAAAGGGGTTATTCCCCCTGGCCTGCCTATGGTCAGAGCAAATTGGCCAACCTGCTGTTCACCCTGGAACTTCAACGGCAACTCAAACTGGCCCAGTCCAGCACCCTGGCGGTCAGTTGCCACCCCGGATGGTCTGCCACCAACCTGCAATTTGTGGCTCCCCAGATGAGCCAATCGGGCTTCATGATGTGGGTCAACCGCACCGCCAACCAGCTTTTTGCCCAGCCTGCAGAACAGGGCGTCCTTCCCACCCTGTACGCGGCCACCTCAGACACCATTGCAGGAGGAGAATACATCGGGCCACACAAAGACACCAGAGGATACCCGGTGAAGGTCAGGGCCAACAGGCGGGCCTACGATGCAGAAGCAGCAAAACAGCTCTGGACCATTTCTGAAGATTTGACCCGGGTGCAGTACCAGTTCAGGGTGCCTGCTGGGGTGAGATAA